A window from Flavobacterium gyeonganense encodes these proteins:
- a CDS encoding insulinase family protein, with protein sequence MKKIHTVLILLFLTGIMQAQDRPQPKPGNAPVVNIKKPQTFVLANGMKVLVVENHKLPRVSFNLTLDNAPFTEGNKKGVDELTSSLIGNGTKKTTKEAFNEEIDFYGANINFSSHGASASALSKYSGRVLELLAEGALQPNFTQDEFDKEKAKMLEGLKADEKSVPAIANRIVDVLTFGKNHPSGEFVSEETLKNVTLDDVKANYNTYFVPENAYLVIVGDIKFKETKTAVEKLFSGWKKQTAPKNTYTNPENISKLEIDFVDVPNAVQSEISLVNTVNLKMSDPDFFPAVIANQILGGDFNSYLNMNLREQHAWTYGASSNIGSGKYVTKFKASSAVRNAVTDSAVVQFIKEIKRIRTEKVSEDVLKNVKAGYIGRFVMQVEKPQTVARYALNIETEKLPADFYEKYIQTINNVTIDDINRVSNKYFQIDNMRIVIVGKGSEVLPGLEKLQIPISYYDKYGNPVEKPVTKKEAPAGITAKSIFDNYIKAIGGEKAVSAVKTLFMNGTTTIPQAPAPLTFVSKLDSKGKMMVSLSMGSMALMKQVVNEKGAYVEQQGQRKNLEGADLAEMKANAAPFEELQLSKRTDLTVSGIEQISGNDAYSIKDGKTIYFYDVKSGLKVAETKVKEQSGQSTTQTTYFNDYKEVKGVKVPFNLIQNAGFELDIKMSDIKINEGVTEKDFL encoded by the coding sequence ATGAAAAAAATACATACAGTTTTAATCCTTTTATTCCTTACCGGAATTATGCAAGCACAAGATCGTCCACAACCCAAACCAGGAAACGCACCAGTAGTTAACATCAAAAAACCACAGACTTTTGTTTTGGCAAATGGTATGAAAGTTTTGGTAGTTGAAAATCATAAATTGCCACGCGTGAGCTTTAATCTTACACTGGATAACGCCCCTTTTACTGAAGGAAATAAAAAAGGCGTTGACGAATTAACCAGCAGTTTGATTGGAAACGGAACCAAAAAAACAACTAAAGAAGCTTTTAATGAAGAAATTGACTTTTACGGAGCCAATATCAATTTTTCATCACACGGAGCCTCTGCAAGTGCGCTTTCCAAATACTCAGGACGCGTTTTAGAACTTTTAGCAGAAGGAGCATTACAGCCTAATTTTACTCAGGATGAATTTGATAAAGAAAAAGCAAAAATGCTGGAAGGTCTTAAAGCCGATGAAAAAAGTGTTCCTGCAATAGCCAACCGTATTGTAGATGTTTTAACTTTTGGAAAAAACCACCCTTCGGGAGAATTCGTTTCAGAAGAAACACTGAAAAATGTCACTCTTGATGACGTTAAAGCTAATTACAATACCTATTTCGTTCCTGAAAACGCCTATTTAGTTATAGTTGGCGACATTAAATTTAAAGAAACAAAAACTGCCGTAGAAAAACTTTTTAGCGGATGGAAAAAACAAACTGCACCAAAAAACACGTATACAAATCCGGAAAACATATCTAAGCTTGAAATTGATTTCGTAGATGTTCCAAATGCAGTACAGTCTGAAATTTCATTGGTAAATACAGTAAATTTAAAAATGAGCGATCCTGATTTTTTCCCTGCTGTGATTGCAAATCAAATTTTAGGTGGTGATTTCAATAGTTACCTGAATATGAATTTACGCGAACAGCACGCCTGGACATATGGTGCAAGTTCGAATATTGGAAGCGGGAAATATGTAACCAAATTCAAAGCTTCTTCTGCTGTTCGAAATGCCGTTACCGATAGTGCTGTTGTACAATTTATCAAAGAAATTAAAAGAATCCGAACTGAGAAAGTTTCTGAAGATGTATTAAAAAATGTAAAAGCAGGTTACATCGGAAGGTTTGTAATGCAGGTTGAAAAACCTCAGACTGTTGCACGTTATGCTCTAAATATTGAAACAGAAAAACTTCCGGCTGATTTCTACGAAAAATACATTCAGACCATTAACAACGTTACAATTGATGATATTAATCGGGTATCGAATAAATATTTCCAAATTGACAATATGAGAATTGTAATTGTGGGTAAAGGTTCTGAAGTACTTCCTGGTCTGGAAAAACTGCAGATTCCGATTTCTTATTATGACAAATACGGAAACCCTGTTGAAAAGCCAGTTACCAAAAAAGAAGCTCCGGCAGGAATTACTGCAAAAAGCATTTTTGACAATTATATTAAAGCAATCGGAGGAGAAAAAGCCGTTTCTGCAGTAAAAACATTATTCATGAACGGAACTACAACAATTCCGCAGGCGCCAGCTCCATTGACTTTTGTTTCAAAATTAGATTCGAAAGGAAAAATGATGGTTTCTCTTTCTATGGGAAGTATGGCTTTGATGAAACAGGTTGTAAACGAAAAAGGCGCTTATGTAGAACAGCAAGGACAGCGCAAAAATTTAGAAGGCGCAGATTTAGCCGAAATGAAAGCGAATGCAGCCCCTTTTGAAGAATTGCAGTTAAGCAAAAGAACAGATTTAACCGTAAGCGGAATTGAACAAATAAGCGGCAATGATGCTTATTCTATAAAAGACGGCAAAACGATATACTTTTACGATGTAAAATCAGGGTTGAAAGTAGCCGAAACTAAAGTAAAAGAACAAAGCGGACAATCGACTACACAAACAACTTATTTTAATGATTATAAAGAGGTAAAAGGCGTAAAAGTTCCTTTTAATTTAATACAAAATGCAGGTTTTGAATTGGATATTAAAATGTCTGATATCAAAATCAATGAAGGGGTTACTGAAAAAGATTTTCTTTAA
- the rplU gene encoding 50S ribosomal protein L21 codes for MYAIVEIAGQQFKVSKDLKVYVHRLANEEGSKVSFDKVLLLDDNGSVTLGAPAIEGASVEAKVLQHLKGDKVIVFKKKRRKGYKKRNGHRQYLTQIVIEGITAAGGTKKAAAKKAVVAEEAPATEAEAAPKAKKAAAPKAKKEAKEE; via the coding sequence ATGTATGCAATCGTAGAGATAGCAGGGCAACAATTTAAAGTAAGCAAAGACTTAAAGGTTTATGTTCACCGTTTGGCTAATGAAGAAGGTTCAAAAGTTTCTTTTGACAAAGTTCTTTTATTAGATGACAACGGAAGCGTAACTTTAGGCGCCCCAGCTATAGAAGGTGCTTCAGTAGAAGCTAAAGTGTTACAACACTTAAAAGGTGATAAAGTTATCGTTTTCAAAAAGAAAAGAAGAAAAGGATACAAAAAGAGAAATGGTCACAGACAATATCTTACTCAAATTGTAATTGAAGGTATTACTGCAGCAGGTGGAACTAAAAAAGCAGCAGCTAAAAAAGCAGTTGTAGCTGAAGAAGCTCCGGCTACTGAAGCTGAAGCAGCTCCAAAAGCAAAAAAAGCAGCAGCTCCAAAAGCAAAAAAAGAAGCTAAAGAAGAATAA
- a CDS encoding heavy-metal-associated domain-containing protein: MKFTKIIASLAIAGLVLVSCKKEEDKSLAVAKGEKTEAPKEHKPIAAENVQTASFTIDGMTCAVGCAKTIEEELANLDGVEKASVDFDKKTATVTFDKTIQNPESLTKVVQETGDGKTYKVSNMKS; this comes from the coding sequence ATGAAATTTACAAAAATAATAGCATCGTTAGCCATCGCAGGCTTGGTATTGGTAAGCTGTAAAAAAGAAGAAGACAAAAGTTTAGCAGTTGCAAAAGGCGAAAAAACTGAAGCTCCAAAAGAACATAAACCGATCGCTGCAGAAAATGTACAGACTGCCAGTTTTACAATCGACGGGATGACCTGTGCGGTTGGATGCGCTAAAACTATCGAAGAAGAATTAGCAAATCTTGACGGGGTAGAAAAAGCTTCTGTTGATTTTGATAAAAAAACTGCAACTGTAACTTTCGATAAAACCATTCAAAATCCTGAATCTTTGACAAAGGTTGTTCAGGAAACGGGAGATGGAAAAACATATAAAGTTTCGAATATGAAATCATAA
- the gldD gene encoding gliding motility lipoprotein GldD — MLKKTIWIAVILLSLTVISCKDDVLPKPAAFLRLDYPMAKYVNFENTCPFSFQMNEDAVIKGEKECGFAITYPKMKATIYLTYKPVNNNIDKLLRDAQKLTYEHVIKADDILEQPYLNPQKKVYGMFYQVNGNAATNSQFYATDSTKHFITGSVYFYSKPNFDSVMPAASYIKNDMQRLMETLKWK, encoded by the coding sequence ATGTTGAAAAAAACAATTTGGATAGCAGTAATTTTACTGAGCCTCACTGTTATAAGCTGTAAAGATGATGTTTTGCCAAAGCCGGCTGCTTTTTTGCGTCTGGATTATCCGATGGCTAAATATGTAAACTTTGAAAACACATGTCCTTTTTCGTTTCAAATGAATGAGGACGCTGTAATTAAGGGTGAAAAAGAATGTGGATTTGCGATTACATATCCAAAAATGAAAGCGACTATTTACCTGACCTATAAACCAGTAAATAACAATATCGATAAATTGCTTAGAGATGCTCAGAAACTTACCTACGAACATGTTATCAAAGCAGATGATATATTAGAACAACCTTATTTAAATCCTCAGAAAAAAGTTTACGGCATGTTCTATCAGGTTAACGGAAATGCGGCAACGAACTCACAGTTTTATGCAACGGACAGTACAAAGCATTTCATCACTGGATCGGTTTATTTTTACAGCAAACCCAATTTCGACTCTGTTATGCCTGCAGCAAGTTATATCAAAAATGATATGCAGCGGCTTATGGAGACTTTGAAGTGGAAGTAA
- a CDS encoding VOC family protein, which translates to MNLKFSHIDILVNDLESACNYYTKILGAEISKKFTWERDELHVKYAVVKIGQEHFMLVEPFSGNLKNLLDSKGEGTIYRHCYSTPDIEAAFDELISSGVQPEDENGNPLSRESLNSPSGVRIIWLPKRFGEFSIEILEEAGLQQFIKEAFSES; encoded by the coding sequence ATGAACCTTAAATTTAGTCATATCGATATTTTAGTTAATGACCTTGAATCAGCCTGTAATTATTACACAAAAATACTTGGTGCTGAAATTTCAAAAAAGTTCACCTGGGAAAGAGATGAACTTCATGTCAAATACGCTGTTGTAAAAATTGGCCAGGAACATTTTATGCTTGTAGAACCTTTTTCAGGAAATTTAAAAAATCTGTTAGACTCCAAAGGCGAAGGAACGATATATCGCCACTGCTACTCTACTCCTGATATTGAAGCTGCGTTTGATGAATTGATATCCTCCGGAGTTCAGCCAGAGGACGAAAACGGAAATCCTTTATCACGGGAAAGCCTTAATTCTCCCAGCGGAGTTAGAATTATCTGGCTTCCGAAACGTTTTGGAGAATTCTCAATTGAAATACTTGAAGAGGCAGGACTTCAGCAATTCATAAAAGAAGCTTTTTCAGAATCCTAA
- a CDS encoding M16 family metallopeptidase: MKKSIMMLSAAIMLGGVAHAQKVAFEEYNLDNGMHVILHNDPSAPVVVTSVMYHVGSKDERPDRTGFAHFFEHLLFEGTQNIKRGEWMKIVTANGGVNNANTSDDRTYYYEVFPSNSLELGLWMESERLMHPIINKIGVDTQNEVVKEEKRMRYDNQPYGNILPEVKKHMFKNHPYRWTTIGSMKDLDAATLEEFQAFNKKFYTPNNAVLVVAGDFDKTKTKEWIQKYFGPIPKGEVLKKQTYTEEPITQTIKASYEDPNIQIPMVVASYRTPSMKTRDARVLDLISSYLSDGKSSKLYKKIVDDKKMALQIGAVGFSQEDYGMYILYGLPMGTYTTADILKEMDEEIVKIQTDLISEKDYQKLQNKFDNNFVNANASVEGIAENLASYYLLYGDVNLINTEIDIYHSITREEIREIAKKYLNPNQRLILDYVPSKKVQN; the protein is encoded by the coding sequence ATGAAAAAATCAATAATGATGTTAAGTGCTGCAATAATGCTTGGCGGAGTAGCTCATGCCCAAAAAGTAGCTTTCGAAGAATACAATTTAGACAATGGCATGCATGTTATTTTGCACAACGATCCCTCTGCCCCTGTGGTTGTTACTTCTGTAATGTATCATGTAGGTTCAAAAGACGAACGACCTGACCGAACGGGTTTTGCACATTTCTTTGAACATCTATTATTTGAAGGAACCCAAAATATAAAACGCGGTGAATGGATGAAAATCGTTACCGCAAATGGAGGCGTAAACAATGCAAACACCTCTGATGACAGAACCTATTATTATGAAGTTTTTCCATCAAACAGTTTAGAATTAGGATTATGGATGGAATCAGAACGTTTGATGCACCCAATTATTAATAAAATTGGCGTTGACACTCAAAATGAAGTTGTAAAAGAAGAAAAAAGAATGCGTTACGACAATCAGCCGTACGGAAATATTTTGCCTGAGGTTAAAAAACACATGTTCAAAAATCATCCATACCGATGGACGACTATTGGTTCTATGAAGGATCTTGATGCTGCAACTCTGGAAGAATTTCAGGCTTTCAACAAAAAATTCTACACCCCAAATAATGCGGTTTTGGTTGTTGCCGGAGATTTCGATAAAACCAAAACCAAAGAATGGATTCAGAAGTATTTCGGACCAATCCCTAAAGGGGAAGTTTTGAAAAAACAAACTTATACGGAAGAACCAATTACACAAACCATAAAAGCATCTTATGAAGATCCAAATATTCAGATTCCAATGGTGGTTGCTTCATACAGAACCCCATCAATGAAAACAAGGGATGCAAGGGTTTTAGATTTAATTTCTTCCTATTTAAGTGACGGAAAAAGCTCTAAACTATACAAAAAAATAGTGGATGACAAAAAAATGGCACTTCAAATTGGCGCTGTTGGTTTTAGTCAGGAAGATTACGGAATGTATATTTTGTATGGCTTACCGATGGGAACTTACACTACAGCTGACATCTTAAAAGAAATGGACGAAGAAATCGTAAAAATCCAAACCGATTTGATTTCTGAGAAAGACTATCAAAAATTACAAAATAAATTCGATAATAATTTTGTCAATGCCAATGCAAGCGTTGAAGGAATTGCAGAAAATTTAGCTTCATATTATTTGCTATACGGAGACGTAAATCTTATTAATACCGAAATCGACATCTACCACTCTATTACCAGAGAAGAAATCAGGGAAATCGCTAAAAAGTATTTAAACCCTAATCAGCGTTTAATTTTAGATTATGTTCCTTCAAAAAAAGTTCAAAACTAA
- a CDS encoding single-stranded DNA-binding protein, protein MNGTLNKVMLIGYLGDDVKMHYFDGGNCIGRFQLATNEVYINKTTNEKITSTEWHNLVVRNKAAEICEKYLSKGDKIYVEGRIKSRQWQAEDGTTKYTNEIQVTEFTFLTTKKETEHKHHQASESLKNTNFENPNEGLPVNDLPF, encoded by the coding sequence ATGAACGGAACATTAAACAAGGTAATGTTGATAGGCTATTTAGGCGACGATGTTAAAATGCATTATTTTGACGGAGGTAATTGCATCGGACGCTTTCAGCTGGCAACAAACGAAGTGTATATCAATAAAACTACCAATGAAAAAATTACCTCGACAGAGTGGCATAACTTAGTTGTACGCAATAAAGCTGCTGAAATCTGTGAAAAATATTTGTCCAAAGGAGACAAGATATATGTTGAAGGCCGTATAAAATCAAGGCAATGGCAGGCTGAAGACGGAACTACAAAATATACCAATGAAATTCAGGTAACCGAATTTACCTTTTTGACAACCAAAAAAGAAACAGAGCACAAACATCATCAGGCTTCTGAATCGCTAAAAAACACTAACTTTGAAAATCCTAATGAAGGCTTGCCGGTCAACGATTTGCCTTTTTGA
- a CDS encoding DMT family transporter, which produces MDAKQLKWFYLLLLSLIWGSSFILIKRGLVGLTAIQVGSLRIIFAGLFLLVVGFSSLKKISPRQWKFVALTSFFGTFIPAFFFAIAETQVDSSIVAILNSLTPLNTLVLGIIFFGIQFQKRQVLGVFIGLVGCLLLVLNGASGHAGQNYYYLILVVIATLCYAINVNLIKKYLSDLNSLSITTGNFAVLFIPALIILSTTDFAQKIHIETTQYSVLFVMILGILGTGIANVLFFKLIQMSSPVFATSVTYLIPIVAFFWGLLDNEMLTPVQFFGAFVILIGVYLSAKK; this is translated from the coding sequence ATGGATGCAAAACAATTAAAGTGGTTTTATTTATTACTGCTTTCGCTAATTTGGGGAAGTTCGTTTATTCTAATAAAAAGGGGGCTGGTCGGGTTAACGGCTATTCAGGTGGGTTCGCTCCGAATCATTTTTGCCGGGTTGTTTCTGCTTGTAGTCGGATTTTCAAGTTTAAAGAAAATTTCCCCGCGCCAATGGAAATTTGTTGCCCTGACTTCATTTTTTGGGACATTTATTCCGGCTTTCTTTTTTGCAATCGCAGAAACTCAGGTGGATAGCTCGATTGTGGCTATTTTGAATTCCCTGACACCTTTAAATACCTTGGTTTTAGGAATTATATTTTTTGGAATTCAGTTTCAGAAACGTCAGGTTTTAGGCGTTTTTATTGGATTAGTTGGATGTTTGTTATTGGTTTTGAACGGTGCTTCAGGTCATGCAGGGCAAAATTATTATTATTTGATTTTAGTTGTAATTGCTACGCTGTGTTATGCGATTAACGTTAATCTGATCAAGAAATATCTATCTGATTTGAATTCGCTGAGTATTACCACAGGAAATTTTGCGGTTTTATTTATACCTGCTTTGATAATTTTAAGTACTACAGATTTTGCACAAAAAATCCATATTGAAACAACGCAATATTCTGTTCTGTTTGTAATGATTTTAGGGATTTTGGGAACCGGAATAGCAAATGTTTTGTTCTTTAAATTAATACAAATGTCCTCGCCGGTATTTGCAACTTCGGTAACCTATTTGATTCCGATAGTGGCATTTTTCTGGGGATTGCTGGATAATGAAATGCTGACTCCAGTTCAGTTTTTTGGAGCATTTGTTATTTTGATTGGCGTTTATTTATCGGCAAAAAAGTAA
- a CDS encoding gliding motility-associated protein GldE, which yields MDPEPSLFFIFTDTNLIVGFVGIFILLFLSAIVSGAEVAFFSLSQKEIEDVLQENNPKGKIISNLLDRPKKLLATLLVANNFFNIGVVILFSFIGRNIFKDVVSDSLKFLLEVILVTFLILLFGEILPKVYASRNNIKFAKRVAYPIAFLDKLLSPVSLPMRAVTLYLHNKLGKQKTNFSVDQLSQALELTDSEGTSSEEQKILEGIVSFGNTDTKQVMSPRIDIFALEISETFAEIYPKIIETGFSRIPVYRDNIDQIEGVLFVKDLLPHIDKTEFDWTNLIREAFFVPENKKLDNLLKDFQSLKSHLAIVVDEYGGTSGLVSLEDVIEEIVGDISDEFDDEHLNFSQIDENNFLFEGKINLKDFYRIIDVDEDLFESRKGEAETLAGFILEILGNFPKKNQKIAFENCVFTIETVDNKRIKQIKVTIE from the coding sequence TTGGACCCGGAGCCCAGTTTATTTTTTATATTCACTGACACCAATCTGATTGTTGGTTTTGTCGGAATATTTATTTTACTTTTTTTATCAGCCATTGTTTCTGGTGCTGAAGTTGCCTTTTTTTCCTTGTCTCAAAAAGAAATCGAAGATGTACTGCAGGAAAATAACCCGAAAGGAAAAATAATTTCCAATCTTTTGGATAGACCCAAAAAACTCTTAGCTACATTATTAGTTGCTAATAATTTTTTCAATATCGGGGTTGTTATCCTTTTCTCTTTTATTGGCAGAAATATTTTTAAGGATGTCGTTTCTGATTCATTAAAATTTCTTTTGGAGGTTATTTTGGTTACTTTCCTGATTTTGTTGTTTGGAGAGATTTTGCCAAAGGTTTATGCGAGCCGTAATAATATAAAATTTGCGAAACGTGTCGCTTATCCAATTGCATTTTTAGATAAATTACTTTCTCCTGTAAGTTTGCCAATGCGTGCCGTTACGCTATATTTGCACAATAAATTAGGAAAACAAAAAACAAATTTCTCAGTAGATCAGCTTTCGCAGGCACTAGAACTGACCGATTCGGAAGGGACATCAAGTGAAGAACAGAAAATACTGGAAGGAATTGTTTCTTTTGGAAACACAGATACCAAACAGGTAATGAGTCCCAGAATTGATATTTTTGCACTGGAAATATCAGAAACGTTTGCGGAAATTTATCCTAAAATAATTGAAACTGGTTTTTCAAGAATTCCGGTTTATCGTGACAATATTGATCAGATTGAGGGAGTTTTGTTTGTTAAGGATTTACTGCCTCATATTGATAAAACCGAATTTGACTGGACCAACTTAATCAGAGAAGCCTTTTTTGTTCCTGAGAATAAAAAATTAGATAATCTGCTTAAAGATTTCCAGAGCCTGAAAAGTCATTTGGCGATTGTGGTTGATGAATACGGAGGAACCTCAGGTTTAGTTTCTTTAGAGGATGTAATTGAGGAAATAGTTGGAGATATAAGTGATGAATTTGATGATGAGCATTTAAATTTCTCCCAAATTGACGAAAATAATTTTCTTTTTGAAGGAAAGATTAATCTAAAGGATTTTTACAGAATTATTGATGTTGATGAAGACCTTTTTGAATCACGAAAAGGAGAGGCAGAAACACTAGCAGGATTTATTCTTGAAATTCTGGGCAATTTCCCTAAAAAGAATCAAAAAATAGCGTTTGAAAACTGTGTATTTACTATAGAGACTGTTGATAATAAACGTATAAAACAAATAAAAGTAACAATAGAATAA
- the rpmA gene encoding 50S ribosomal protein L27, with product MAHKKGVGSSKNGRESESKRLGVKIFGGQAAIAGNIIVRQRGSKHNPGENVYISKDHTLHAKVDGVVKFQKKRDNKSYVSILPFEA from the coding sequence ATGGCTCACAAGAAAGGTGTCGGTAGTTCGAAGAATGGTAGAGAATCAGAATCAAAACGTCTAGGCGTTAAGATTTTTGGTGGTCAGGCTGCTATTGCTGGGAACATCATCGTTAGACAAAGAGGTTCAAAACATAATCCAGGTGAAAACGTTTACATCAGTAAAGATCACACTTTACATGCTAAAGTTGATGGAGTTGTTAAGTTCCAAAAGAAAAGAGATAACAAATCTTATGTATCTATCCTTCCATTCGAAGCATAA